One stretch of Rosistilla oblonga DNA includes these proteins:
- a CDS encoding ECF-type sigma factor, producing MPDVTRILHQLEAGDASAADELLPLVYAELRKLADQRLAQEKPGQTLQATALVHEAYVRLVDVDHSQDWDGRGHFFAAAAEAMRRILVENARSKQCIKRGGGMQRLDVDQVPLVAKEVKEDLLALDEALQRLAAVDAEAAKLVNLRYFGGFSNAQAASMMDISPRTADRIWAFARAWLFQALGGSNA from the coding sequence ATGCCAGATGTTACTCGTATCCTGCATCAATTAGAGGCGGGCGATGCTTCGGCAGCGGATGAGTTGCTGCCGTTGGTCTATGCGGAATTGAGGAAGCTTGCCGATCAGCGGCTTGCGCAGGAGAAGCCGGGGCAGACGTTGCAAGCGACGGCGCTGGTGCACGAGGCGTATGTGCGTCTTGTCGATGTCGATCATTCGCAAGATTGGGATGGTCGCGGCCATTTTTTCGCGGCCGCCGCGGAAGCGATGCGGCGGATTCTTGTCGAAAACGCACGCAGCAAACAGTGCATCAAACGCGGGGGGGGAATGCAGCGTTTGGATGTCGATCAGGTTCCGCTGGTGGCGAAAGAAGTCAAAGAGGATCTGTTGGCATTGGATGAGGCGCTGCAGCGGCTGGCTGCGGTCGATGCCGAGGCGGCGAAATTGGTCAACTTGCGTTATTTCGGAGGGTTCTCCAACGCTCAAGCTGCCAGCATGATGGATATCTCTCCGCGGACCGCTGATCGAATCTGGGCCTTCGCCCGAGCTTGGCTGTTTCAAGCGCTTGGCGGATCGAATGCTTAA
- the rnpA gene encoding ribonuclease P protein component, which translates to MIDQRFPKTLRLKTPEQFGRIIRKGRVATDRTLVLNAMSNGMDFSRIGITIPKKTGNAVVRNRWKRLIREAFRTQKDQLPQGFDFVVRPRRGAVADHAAIRKSLVSVAWRATGQRRGDDAKRKPDPKP; encoded by the coding sequence GTGATAGATCAACGATTCCCGAAAACGCTGCGGCTGAAAACTCCCGAGCAGTTTGGCAGGATCATTCGCAAGGGCCGCGTGGCAACCGACCGGACGCTGGTCCTCAACGCGATGAGCAACGGCATGGACTTCAGCCGGATTGGAATCACGATCCCCAAAAAGACAGGCAACGCAGTCGTCCGCAATCGCTGGAAGCGTTTGATTCGCGAGGCCTTTCGGACTCAGAAGGATCAACTGCCGCAGGGCTTTGATTTTGTCGTCCGGCCGCGCCGCGGGGCGGTCGCCGATCACGCAGCGATTCGCAAGTCGTTGGTCTCTGTCGCTTGGCGGGCGACCGGGCAGCGGCGTGGTGACGATGCGAAACGAAAACCCGATCCGAAGCCTTAA
- a CDS encoding DnaJ C-terminal domain-containing protein has translation MAEDLYQVLGVNKTAEKDEIQKAYRKLARKYHPDLNPDDKSAQEKFKRIQEAYDVLSDTEKRGAYDRYGSDFERVRAGGGAWDGGGFEGVDVEQIFGGRGGGGGGGGFQGGFGDFFEQVFGGHPGGGRSAPRQPRQTRGSDVRQEVPIPFNTAVLGGKTEIRISKPTGAESVSVTIPAGVETGSKIRLRGQGQASPNGGPTGDLILQLNVTPHPYFQRRGKHLDLKLPLSIGEAVLGAKVDVPTPGGTISLTIPPGSSDGKRLRIKGQGVRDPKGDAGDLYVEVRLQLPTEIDEQSEELIRKFEERNPLQPRRSLIW, from the coding sequence ATGGCTGAAGATCTCTATCAAGTATTGGGTGTCAACAAGACGGCTGAAAAGGACGAAATCCAGAAAGCCTATCGCAAGCTTGCGCGCAAGTATCATCCCGATCTGAACCCCGATGACAAATCCGCTCAGGAAAAGTTTAAGCGGATTCAGGAAGCGTACGACGTATTGAGCGATACCGAGAAGCGGGGCGCCTACGATCGTTACGGCAGCGACTTTGAACGAGTCCGCGCCGGCGGAGGCGCTTGGGACGGCGGCGGTTTTGAAGGCGTCGACGTCGAGCAGATCTTTGGAGGACGCGGCGGCGGTGGCGGCGGCGGAGGTTTCCAAGGCGGCTTTGGCGATTTCTTCGAACAGGTCTTTGGCGGGCATCCCGGTGGCGGGCGATCTGCCCCGCGGCAACCGCGTCAGACCCGCGGATCCGACGTTCGCCAAGAGGTCCCGATTCCGTTTAACACTGCGGTTTTGGGCGGGAAGACGGAGATCCGGATCAGCAAGCCGACGGGAGCCGAAAGCGTTTCGGTGACGATCCCCGCGGGGGTCGAAACGGGATCGAAGATTCGCTTGCGAGGCCAAGGGCAAGCGTCGCCCAACGGCGGCCCGACGGGCGATCTGATCCTGCAGTTGAACGTTACGCCGCATCCCTACTTTCAACGCCGCGGCAAGCATCTCGATTTGAAACTTCCGCTATCGATCGGCGAAGCTGTGTTGGGTGCGAAAGTGGATGTACCGACACCGGGCGGGACGATCTCGCTGACGATTCCCCCGGGCAGCAGCGACGGCAAGCGGTTGCGGATCAAAGGGCAAGGCGTCCGCGATCCCAAGGGTGACGCTGGCGATCTGTATGTCGAGGTGCGTCTGCAGTTGCCGACCGAAATCGATGAGCAGAGCGAAGAGCTGATTCGCAAGTTCGAAGAGCGTAATCCGTTGCAACCGCGTCGGTCGTTGATTTGGTGA
- a CDS encoding DUF2780 domain-containing protein, whose amino-acid sequence MDELLQQLTDRLGIDPSTAQGVAGKAMAMIKENVDEATFKRLASSIPGLESIIMASETHDSGEAGGGLLGKLAGMASGMLGGSAGNALEMGAALSEKGLPTDKLGEFVTMLIEFIKSKAGDDVLEQVFAKFPMLKSLLDSQG is encoded by the coding sequence TTGGACGAACTACTTCAACAATTGACCGACCGTCTGGGAATCGATCCCTCGACAGCTCAAGGCGTCGCCGGCAAAGCGATGGCGATGATCAAGGAGAACGTCGACGAAGCGACTTTTAAACGCCTGGCCTCGTCGATCCCTGGCCTCGAATCGATCATCATGGCGAGCGAAACTCACGACAGCGGCGAAGCTGGCGGCGGGCTGTTGGGCAAGCTGGCCGGCATGGCTAGCGGAATGCTCGGCGGTTCAGCTGGCAACGCGTTGGAGATGGGAGCGGCGTTGTCGGAGAAGGGCTTGCCGACCGATAAGCTGGGCGAATTCGTGACGATGTTGATCGAGTTCATCAAAAGCAAAGCTGGCGACGATGTGCTGGAACAGGTGTTCGCCAAGTTTCCAATGCTCAAGAGCCTGCTGGACAGCCAGGGTTAA
- the rho gene encoding transcription termination factor Rho, translated as MAKKKRSYRGRSGSGNESNSNGNGGGGGGKGRVSRRRRRPSDGNNNANRQPEGDLPPVDDDAPLEEGIGLLEMHPNGYGFLRSPGNNFTRDRSDPFVPGTMIEKFGLREGVMIRGMVQPGRRHQGPRIREILDVDGITPDEYSEVKNFDSLTAINPEQWLRLEIGQKPLTNRVIDLLAPLGKGQRSLIVAPPRSGKTVMLQNISSGIAQNHPDVKLIVLLIDERPEEVTDMKRHVVGGEVIASSLDMDVDSHVRLSQLVIERCKRLAEMGQDVFLLLDSITRLARAFNKWVGQTGRGRATMTGGLDVKAMDIPKKLFATARAFQEGGSLTIVGTALVDTNSRMDEAIFQEFKGTGNMEVVLDRRLADRRVWPSIDISQSGTRREELLHDEETYEAVTMLRRTLSEMHHVDAMEQLTKQLGRFETNEDFIKLISGAKLTG; from the coding sequence ATGGCTAAAAAGAAACGATCCTACCGCGGACGAAGCGGCAGCGGAAACGAGAGCAATTCCAACGGAAATGGTGGCGGTGGCGGCGGTAAAGGCCGCGTCAGCCGACGGCGACGCCGACCTTCCGATGGCAACAATAACGCCAATCGCCAGCCCGAAGGAGATTTGCCACCGGTCGACGACGACGCTCCGCTGGAAGAAGGAATCGGGCTGCTGGAAATGCACCCCAACGGATACGGTTTCTTGCGTAGCCCCGGGAATAACTTCACTCGCGATCGCTCCGATCCGTTTGTCCCCGGCACGATGATCGAAAAGTTTGGACTCCGCGAAGGAGTCATGATCCGCGGCATGGTCCAGCCCGGGCGACGCCATCAAGGCCCGCGAATCCGCGAAATTCTCGACGTCGATGGAATCACTCCCGACGAATACTCCGAAGTCAAAAATTTCGACTCGCTGACGGCGATCAATCCCGAGCAATGGCTGCGTTTGGAAATCGGTCAAAAACCGCTCACCAACCGCGTCATCGACCTGCTCGCTCCGCTTGGCAAGGGCCAGCGATCGCTGATCGTTGCCCCGCCGCGATCGGGCAAAACCGTGATGTTGCAGAACATCAGCAGCGGTATCGCTCAGAACCACCCGGACGTCAAGTTGATCGTGCTTTTGATCGACGAGCGGCCCGAGGAAGTCACCGACATGAAGCGACATGTCGTCGGCGGCGAAGTCATCGCCAGCAGCTTGGATATGGACGTCGATTCGCACGTCCGGCTCAGCCAGCTGGTGATCGAGCGTTGCAAACGCCTGGCCGAAATGGGACAGGATGTCTTCTTGCTGCTCGATTCGATCACTCGCCTGGCACGCGCCTTCAACAAGTGGGTCGGGCAAACCGGTCGCGGCCGAGCTACGATGACCGGCGGTCTGGACGTCAAAGCGATGGACATTCCGAAAAAGCTGTTCGCCACCGCTCGTGCCTTCCAGGAAGGGGGCTCTTTGACGATCGTCGGAACCGCCTTGGTCGACACCAACAGTCGCATGGACGAAGCGATTTTCCAAGAATTTAAGGGGACCGGTAACATGGAGGTCGTTCTGGACCGCCGCCTTGCCGATCGCCGCGTCTGGCCATCGATCGACATCTCGCAATCGGGAACCCGCCGCGAAGAACTGCTTCACGACGAGGAGACCTACGAAGCTGTCACGATGCTGCGTCGCACGCTCTCGGAAATGCACCACGTCGACGCGATGGAACAGCTGACAAAACAGCTCGGTCGGTTCGAAACCAACGAGGACTTTATCAAGCTGATCAGTGGTGCAAAGCTGACCGGTTAG
- a CDS encoding Gfo/Idh/MocA family protein, translated as MSIGFGIIGCGMIANFHAKALADAPGVELVACCARDLEKAKAFGEPLGIACYGSVEEMLADPKVAAVSIATPSGAHMEPALLAAEAGKHVVVEKPLEVTLERCDKIIDACDKAGVKLGVTLQSRFHKSSQLIKGAVEGDRFGTVTMGDAYVKWFRTQEYYDSGAWRGTWELDGGGALMNQAIHTVDLLTWMMGPVTEVTACTGTLAHERIEVEDVAVATVRFESGALGVIEASTAAFPGSLKRIEISGTLGTAVLEEEDIKTWEFAEMTDEDRRVQEEMIGKNKTGGGAADPAAIGHHGHTAVFTDVARAIQSGETPLVDGREGRRSVEIILAIYKAAKTKQSVPLPLV; from the coding sequence ATGTCGATCGGATTTGGAATCATTGGCTGTGGAATGATCGCGAACTTTCATGCCAAGGCATTGGCCGATGCGCCGGGTGTGGAATTGGTCGCCTGTTGTGCTCGCGATTTGGAAAAAGCCAAAGCCTTCGGCGAGCCTCTGGGGATCGCTTGTTACGGATCGGTCGAAGAGATGTTGGCCGATCCCAAGGTCGCTGCCGTGAGTATCGCGACGCCTAGCGGAGCGCACATGGAACCGGCGCTGTTGGCTGCCGAAGCGGGCAAGCACGTTGTCGTCGAAAAGCCATTGGAAGTCACGCTGGAACGATGCGACAAGATCATCGATGCCTGCGACAAGGCGGGAGTCAAGTTGGGCGTGACGCTGCAGAGCCGGTTCCACAAGAGTTCGCAGTTGATCAAGGGAGCGGTCGAAGGCGATCGCTTCGGCACGGTCACGATGGGCGACGCGTACGTGAAATGGTTCCGTACGCAAGAGTATTACGACAGCGGCGCGTGGCGCGGCACCTGGGAATTGGATGGCGGTGGGGCGTTGATGAATCAAGCGATTCACACCGTCGATCTGCTGACTTGGATGATGGGACCTGTCACCGAAGTTACCGCTTGCACCGGGACTCTGGCGCACGAGCGGATCGAAGTCGAAGACGTTGCCGTCGCGACGGTTCGCTTCGAAAGCGGCGCGTTGGGAGTGATCGAGGCTTCGACCGCTGCGTTTCCTGGCAGCCTGAAGCGGATCGAAATCTCCGGCACGCTCGGCACCGCGGTCCTGGAAGAAGAGGATATCAAGACCTGGGAATTCGCCGAGATGACCGATGAAGACCGCCGGGTGCAGGAAGAGATGATCGGTAAAAACAAGACCGGCGGCGGTGCTGCCGACCCCGCGGCGATCGGCCATCACGGGCATACCGCCGTCTTCACCGACGTGGCTCGAGCGATCCAATCGGGCGAAACTCCGCTCGTCGACGGCCGCGAGGGACGACGATCGGTCGAGATCATTTTGGCGATCTACAAAGCCGCCAAGACGAAGCAGAGCGTTCCGTTGCCGCTCGTCTAA
- a CDS encoding sugar phosphate isomerase/epimerase family protein — MASFRYGICNETFQDWPLDKALELAKRVGYTGWEVAPFMLADDARSITPQQRSDYRSQVEAAGFEVIGLHWLLAKTEGFYLTTDNAEVRKATTEYFCELARLCKDLGGKVMVLGSPQQRNVPEGASMEQAYEFAAEVLRGVVPALEENGVRIALEPLGHEEGNFMNTQAQGRQLREMIGSEHVGLHLDVKAMSDETEDIAGLIRENADLMLHFHANDPNRQGPGMGDVDFAPIFEALGAVDYQGWVSVEVFDYAPGVETLVTESMRNMLAAQA, encoded by the coding sequence ATGGCTTCATTTCGATATGGCATCTGCAACGAGACGTTTCAAGACTGGCCGCTGGACAAGGCGTTGGAGCTAGCCAAGCGTGTCGGTTATACCGGTTGGGAGGTGGCCCCGTTTATGTTGGCCGACGACGCCCGATCGATCACTCCGCAACAACGATCCGATTACCGAAGCCAAGTGGAAGCGGCCGGATTTGAAGTCATCGGATTGCACTGGTTGTTGGCGAAGACCGAAGGGTTTTATTTGACGACCGACAACGCCGAGGTGCGGAAGGCGACGACCGAATACTTCTGCGAACTGGCGCGGTTGTGCAAGGATTTGGGAGGCAAGGTGATGGTCCTCGGTTCGCCGCAGCAGCGGAACGTTCCCGAGGGAGCATCGATGGAGCAGGCTTACGAATTTGCTGCCGAGGTGTTGCGCGGCGTCGTGCCGGCGCTGGAAGAGAACGGCGTGCGGATCGCGTTGGAACCGCTGGGGCACGAAGAGGGGAACTTCATGAACACCCAAGCCCAGGGGCGGCAGTTGCGCGAGATGATCGGTTCGGAACACGTCGGGCTGCATCTGGATGTCAAAGCGATGAGCGACGAGACCGAAGACATCGCGGGACTGATTCGCGAGAACGCCGATCTGATGCTTCACTTCCACGCCAACGATCCCAATCGCCAGGGACCGGGGATGGGCGACGTCGACTTCGCCCCCATTTTTGAAGCGTTGGGCGCTGTCGATTACCAGGGTTGGGTCTCGGTCGAAGTCTTCGACTACGCCCCCGGGGTGGAGACGCTTGTGACCGAAAGCATGAGGAATATGTTGGCCGCTCAGGCGTAG
- a CDS encoding cysteine desulfurase family protein, with protein sequence MSDEIIYLDNHATTRCDPRVVDAMLPLLLESYGNPHSTTHAAGHDAAEAVDAALHSLAQNLGATREELTVTSGATESTNLALLGHCLNPRNRKRHIVTAATEHPAVLDPIDALRREGFGVTTLEVDANGQIDAAQFTESLTDDTAIVSLMLANNEIGSLHPLADLIEIAHARGIPVHTDATQAVGRIPIDVGRLEVDLLSCSAHKFYGPKGIGLLYVRRQGRLTRLKPRTFGGGQQRRLRPGTMNPAAIVGMATALQLCSDEMPTEPQRIAALRQRLMEGLCQRIAGLQLNGPPLDSEIRLPGNLNLMFPGVQGDALMLAAPRLAVSSGSACSSVDAAASHVLLGTGRSELQARSSLRFGIGRFNTAAQIDEAIAMLADAFDQMQQFS encoded by the coding sequence ATGTCCGACGAAATCATCTATCTCGACAACCACGCAACAACACGCTGCGATCCCCGCGTCGTCGATGCCATGCTGCCGCTGTTGCTCGAATCGTACGGCAATCCGCACAGCACGACGCACGCCGCTGGACATGACGCCGCCGAAGCTGTCGACGCCGCACTACACAGCCTCGCCCAAAACCTAGGGGCGACTCGCGAGGAATTGACGGTAACCAGCGGGGCGACCGAAAGCACCAACCTGGCACTGTTGGGCCATTGCCTGAACCCTCGCAATCGCAAGCGGCATATCGTCACCGCCGCCACCGAACACCCCGCGGTGCTCGATCCGATCGACGCGCTGCGGCGAGAAGGGTTCGGCGTCACCACGCTGGAGGTCGACGCAAACGGCCAAATCGATGCCGCGCAGTTCACCGAATCGCTGACCGACGACACGGCGATCGTCTCTCTGATGCTTGCCAACAACGAGATCGGCAGCTTGCATCCGCTGGCCGATTTGATCGAGATCGCTCACGCTCGGGGCATTCCCGTCCATACCGATGCGACTCAAGCGGTCGGCCGGATCCCAATCGATGTTGGCCGTCTGGAAGTCGATCTACTCAGCTGTTCAGCCCACAAGTTTTACGGCCCCAAGGGGATCGGCCTTTTATATGTCCGCCGACAGGGGCGGCTAACGCGGCTCAAGCCTCGCACTTTCGGCGGGGGCCAGCAGCGGCGACTGCGTCCGGGAACAATGAACCCCGCCGCCATCGTTGGCATGGCCACCGCGCTGCAGTTGTGCAGCGACGAGATGCCGACCGAGCCGCAGCGGATCGCCGCGCTCCGCCAGCGTCTGATGGAAGGATTGTGCCAGCGGATTGCTGGACTGCAGCTCAACGGGCCGCCACTCGATTCCGAAATCCGGCTGCCAGGGAATTTGAACCTCATGTTTCCAGGGGTTCAGGGAGACGCATTGATGCTCGCGGCGCCTCGACTAGCAGTTTCCAGCGGCTCGGCCTGCAGCAGCGTCGACGCGGCGGCGAGCCATGTTTTGCTGGGAACCGGCCGCAGCGAATTGCAGGCGAGATCGAGCCTGCGGTTTGGAATCGGCCGCTTCAACACAGCCGCTCAGATCGATGAAGCGATAGCCATGCTGGCCGACGCGTTCGATCAAATGCAGCAATTCAGCTGA
- the yidD gene encoding membrane protein insertion efficiency factor YidD produces the protein MRWLFILPIRFYQRWISPMLGPNCRFSPTCSQYTIEAIGKYGVLRGICKGVWRIARCHPWNPGGYDPP, from the coding sequence ATGCGTTGGCTGTTTATCCTCCCGATCCGCTTCTACCAGCGTTGGATCAGTCCGATGTTGGGGCCCAATTGCCGATTCAGTCCGACGTGCAGCCAGTACACGATCGAAGCGATCGGCAAGTACGGCGTGCTGCGTGGAATCTGCAAAGGCGTCTGGCGAATCGCTCGCTGCCATCCCTGGAATCCCGGCGGTTACGATCCGCCGTGA
- a CDS encoding OmpH family outer membrane protein produces MRTDSLLTLVLGAMAIGWVVPQPCLAETKTSAGKFAIIDVAYIFKNAASIKAEVEAIEQQMAELQRYGKAKQQEMLKEAQAIKAFKPGSLQYSQQEEKIAALEASLKLEVFRRRKSLASAEAELYFAGYQKMHQIVSQIARYNNIDLVLRYDSESMDLEKPDTVLRSVMKNVVYRRDTIDLTQIVLAALDKTQVAAKPVASELR; encoded by the coding sequence GTGCGGACAGATTCTCTTTTGACGCTAGTGCTTGGAGCGATGGCGATCGGCTGGGTAGTGCCTCAGCCGTGTCTTGCTGAAACGAAAACGTCGGCTGGGAAATTTGCGATCATCGACGTCGCCTACATCTTCAAAAACGCAGCGAGCATCAAAGCGGAGGTCGAAGCGATCGAGCAGCAGATGGCGGAGCTGCAGCGGTATGGGAAAGCGAAACAGCAGGAGATGTTGAAGGAGGCTCAAGCGATCAAAGCGTTTAAGCCGGGGTCGCTGCAGTACTCCCAGCAGGAAGAGAAGATCGCAGCGCTCGAAGCATCGTTAAAGTTGGAAGTCTTCCGCCGCCGAAAGAGTTTGGCCAGCGCCGAGGCTGAATTGTATTTCGCCGGTTACCAGAAGATGCATCAGATCGTCTCGCAGATCGCTCGCTACAACAACATCGATCTGGTGCTGCGTTACGACAGCGAAAGCATGGATCTCGAAAAGCCGGACACGGTGCTGCGGAGCGTGATGAAAAACGTCGTCTATCGCCGCGACACGATCGATCTGACCCAGATCGTGTTAGCGGCGTTAGACAAAACGCAGGTCGCGGCCAAGCCGGTCGCAAGCGAGTTGCGATGA